The following proteins come from a genomic window of bacterium:
- a CDS encoding PAS domain S-box protein, with protein MKDMKKTKAELVAEVRGLRERLARAETALGQTDERMRSLIDLAPVMVWEIDAEGIITLSQGKALEILGYAPGQLVGVDAGELFAADPLVSADIHEMLAGKEMTTTRVIAGRLIEARHIPVLDENGKVVRVVGVGIDVTEQREGEVNLRELSERFSLAQKIARLGSWEWDLRDGHQVWSEENYGIFCVSPLEFTPSFDSFLEFVHVEDRRRFRASLNRALADPDTGFNAKHRIVLRDGTVRHVHTRGEVMRRHGGKPQRVIGTCQDITEQVLADAALQEGERRFALFMDHLPAAVMIKNQDSKLIYANKYMREVFAPPLRRVRQATDTMPKEVVDRWLADDRLALKDGLHEREEYIPDAEGRYRWMHTVKFAIPQDEGPTLLGGISWDVTESKAAAEALHDSEQRYRSLWDNAPVGLWLEDTSEVVRHLEKLRARGVADLGAFLDEHPAEVRRCAALTRVVSVNQAAVDMNRAASAEELCGSLDTVLDAKALEVFKQVLLAIDEGRTTFDFESEIPTFDGDTRSISMRMFTPPEFRRTRQETIIAAIDVTERRRMEDEARNREARMQSIFRASPVGVIVTRGDVIEFANARAAEILGCDVGELTGARFDAYHPSVADHERALRAIGEQMAERGVGMVETKLCRADGVVLEVLLSGSAVDPDDPGPGMTFAVLDLTAHKLLWRDLAERTRELVALRDLTGVTGNRPSLDEVIASSIACVQAVASPDAIGIFLQEDGGMTLREARLDGEPATVDGAPEMAQLDRVCRGVGARAAPVTAHDPVGKPGKHAHRDESAGPLASCAAFPLHGGGELIGVLGVGSREERDFATQASFLETLANEVAMAITNCRLNLRISEFGSRLEEQVAAGAAGLSAAVARARTTDTSLHDLLDNISHELRTPLNSIIGFTGIILQGLAGSLNEEQRRQLGMARRSAGHMLNLIEDVIDVTRLETGGFELDREAIDLGAAAARVLGDAGRAAAAKGLELSADIPADLPEVMGDLRRVRQVLRNLLDNAVKYTPTGSVKLTCRAAGGRVETRVADTGPGVAHAAQSRIFEPFQGGGSTSGTRGEGTGLGLYLSRGIARLLEGDLSLESEPGHGSTFVLSLPVSPGHPRDTHA; from the coding sequence ATGAAGGACATGAAGAAGACCAAGGCCGAACTCGTGGCGGAAGTCCGCGGACTCCGCGAACGCCTGGCGCGCGCCGAGACGGCCCTGGGACAGACCGACGAGCGCATGCGTTCCCTGATCGACCTGGCACCCGTGATGGTCTGGGAAATCGACGCCGAGGGCATCATCACCCTCTCGCAGGGCAAGGCGCTGGAGATCCTGGGCTACGCGCCGGGACAGCTGGTCGGCGTCGATGCCGGGGAGTTATTCGCCGCCGATCCCCTGGTGTCCGCCGACATCCACGAGATGCTCGCGGGCAAGGAGATGACGACCACGCGCGTGATCGCCGGCCGCCTCATCGAGGCGCGGCACATCCCGGTCCTCGACGAGAACGGAAAGGTGGTGCGCGTGGTCGGCGTCGGCATCGACGTCACCGAACAGCGTGAAGGCGAGGTGAACCTGCGGGAGCTCTCGGAGAGGTTTTCCCTGGCCCAGAAGATCGCCCGTCTCGGCAGCTGGGAGTGGGATCTGCGCGATGGTCATCAGGTCTGGTCGGAGGAGAACTACGGGATCTTCTGCGTCTCGCCCCTGGAGTTCACGCCCAGCTTCGACTCCTTCCTGGAATTCGTCCACGTCGAAGACCGCCGCCGCTTCCGGGCTTCGCTGAACCGGGCCCTGGCCGATCCCGACACCGGCTTCAACGCGAAACACCGCATAGTCCTGCGCGACGGCACGGTCCGCCACGTCCACACCCGCGGCGAGGTGATGCGGAGGCATGGCGGCAAGCCCCAGCGCGTGATCGGCACCTGCCAGGACATCACCGAACAGGTGCTCGCGGACGCGGCCCTGCAGGAGGGCGAGCGCCGCTTCGCGCTCTTCATGGACCACCTGCCGGCGGCGGTAATGATCAAGAACCAGGACAGCAAACTCATCTATGCCAACAAGTACATGCGCGAGGTCTTCGCGCCGCCGCTGCGCCGGGTCAGACAGGCGACCGATACGATGCCGAAAGAGGTGGTCGACCGGTGGCTGGCCGACGACCGCCTCGCCCTCAAGGATGGACTGCACGAACGGGAGGAGTACATCCCGGACGCGGAGGGCCGTTACCGCTGGATGCACACGGTCAAGTTCGCCATCCCCCAGGACGAGGGACCGACCCTGCTCGGCGGCATCTCGTGGGACGTCACCGAAAGCAAGGCGGCCGCGGAGGCGCTGCACGACAGCGAGCAGCGGTACCGCAGCCTGTGGGACAATGCCCCCGTCGGGCTCTGGCTCGAGGACACCTCGGAAGTGGTGCGCCATCTCGAAAAACTGCGCGCGCGGGGCGTCGCCGACCTGGGCGCCTTCCTCGACGAGCACCCCGCAGAGGTGCGTCGCTGCGCTGCGTTGACCCGGGTCGTCTCTGTCAACCAGGCGGCGGTGGACATGAACCGGGCCGCGAGCGCCGAGGAGCTCTGCGGCAGCCTGGACACGGTCCTCGACGCCAAGGCACTCGAGGTCTTCAAGCAGGTCCTGCTGGCCATCGACGAAGGGCGCACCACGTTCGATTTCGAGAGCGAGATCCCGACCTTCGACGGCGACACCCGCTCGATCTCCATGCGCATGTTCACGCCGCCGGAGTTCCGCCGCACCCGGCAGGAGACCATCATCGCCGCCATCGACGTCACCGAGCGGCGCCGCATGGAGGATGAAGCCCGGAACCGCGAGGCCAGGATGCAGAGCATCTTCCGCGCCTCGCCCGTGGGCGTGATCGTCACGCGCGGCGACGTGATCGAATTCGCCAACGCCAGGGCGGCCGAGATCCTCGGCTGCGACGTCGGCGAACTGACCGGCGCACGCTTCGACGCCTATCACCCGTCCGTCGCGGATCACGAACGCGCCCTCCGCGCGATCGGCGAGCAGATGGCGGAGCGTGGCGTGGGCATGGTGGAGACCAAGCTGTGCCGCGCCGACGGCGTCGTCCTGGAGGTGCTGCTCAGCGGCAGCGCCGTCGATCCGGACGATCCCGGTCCGGGTATGACGTTCGCGGTTCTCGATTTGACCGCCCACAAGCTTCTCTGGCGCGATCTTGCCGAGCGCACGCGTGAACTCGTGGCGCTGCGCGACTTGACCGGCGTGACCGGCAATCGTCCGTCCCTGGACGAGGTGATCGCGTCGTCCATCGCGTGCGTCCAGGCGGTGGCGAGCCCCGACGCGATCGGCATCTTCCTGCAGGAGGACGGCGGCATGACGCTGCGGGAGGCCCGCCTGGACGGGGAACCGGCCACGGTGGACGGCGCTCCCGAGATGGCGCAGCTGGACCGCGTCTGCCGTGGGGTCGGCGCCCGCGCCGCACCCGTCACCGCGCATGATCCTGTGGGGAAACCGGGGAAGCACGCGCATCGGGACGAATCCGCCGGCCCGCTGGCGTCCTGCGCCGCCTTCCCCCTGCACGGAGGTGGCGAACTGATCGGCGTGCTGGGCGTGGGCAGCCGCGAAGAGCGCGACTTCGCGACACAGGCGTCGTTCCTGGAGACGCTCGCCAACGAGGTCGCCATGGCGATCACGAACTGCCGGCTCAACCTGCGCATCAGCGAGTTCGGCAGTCGCCTCGAAGAGCAGGTCGCGGCCGGTGCGGCCGGTCTCAGCGCGGCCGTGGCCCGGGCGCGCACGACCGACACCTCGCTGCACGACCTGCTGGACAACATCTCCCACGAGTTGAGAACGCCGCTGAACTCCATAATCGGCTTTACCGGGATCATCCTGCAGGGGCTGGCCGGCAGCCTCAACGAGGAGCAGCGCCGCCAGCTCGGCATGGCGCGCCGTAGCGCCGGACACATGCTGAACCTGATCGAGGACGTGATCGACGTGACGCGCCTCGAGACGGGCGGTTTCGAGCTCGACCGGGAGGCGATCGATCTGGGCGCCGCTGCCGCGCGGGTCCTGGGCGATGCGGGACGGGCCGCCGCGGCCAAGGGACTCGAGTTGAGCGCGGACATTCCCGCCGATCTGCCCGAGGTGATGGGGGATCTTCGGCGCGTGCGGCAGGTGCT